One Antiquaquibacter oligotrophicus genomic region harbors:
- a CDS encoding YchJ family protein, whose amino-acid sequence MRCPCGTGLPYGECCELLHLGTPAPTAERLMRSRFSAFAVNLPDYLLETWHPSTRPTELDLDSDVRWYRLDIESRERGGMLDNGGLVTFTAWFRSTDGPGSLHETSRFAREGGAWRYVDGIVDTRR is encoded by the coding sequence ATGCGCTGCCCCTGCGGAACCGGCCTCCCCTACGGCGAGTGCTGTGAGCTTCTGCACCTCGGCACCCCCGCTCCGACCGCGGAGCGTCTCATGAGATCGAGGTTCAGCGCCTTCGCGGTGAACCTTCCGGACTACCTCCTCGAGACGTGGCATCCCTCGACGAGGCCAACCGAACTCGACCTCGACTCGGACGTGCGCTGGTACCGCCTCGACATCGAGTCGCGTGAGCGGGGCGGGATGCTCGACAACGGGGGCCTCGTGACTTTCACCGCGTGGTTCCGATCGACCGATGGCCCTGGCTCGCTCCACGAGACCAGCCGATTCGCTCGCGAGGGCGGCGCGTGGCGCTACGTCGACGGGATCGTCGACACTCGCAGATAG